From a region of the Garciella nitratireducens DSM 15102 genome:
- the arcC gene encoding carbamate kinase, giving the protein MKIVLALGGNALQSDPKDTSVEAQLKNCRETAKAIVDIVEEGHTLAIVHGNGPQVGQIIKTVNDAHASDKSNILYPLDVCGAFSQGYIGYHLQNTIQEELRRRNINKNVGTIVTQVEVNPKDPAFENPTKPIGSFYAKEEAEKLMAEKGYIMKEDAGRGYRRVVASPKPVNIIEKGLIKDLVEGGSIIISCGGGGIPVIKTGQGVKGIAAVIDKDFAAEKLAEMIDADQLVILTAVDKVCINFNKPSQQELSQVTMQELNQYIKEGQFAPGSMLPKVEACKKFVIFNPNKKAIIASLENAKEAIKGNTGTTIVYK; this is encoded by the coding sequence ATGAAAATAGTTTTAGCGTTAGGTGGAAATGCACTGCAGTCAGATCCTAAAGATACAAGTGTAGAGGCGCAACTTAAAAATTGTAGAGAAACAGCAAAGGCCATTGTAGATATTGTAGAAGAAGGACATACTTTAGCGATTGTACATGGAAATGGACCACAAGTAGGGCAAATTATAAAAACTGTAAACGATGCTCATGCTAGTGATAAATCAAACATTTTATATCCTCTTGATGTATGTGGTGCTTTTTCTCAAGGATATATTGGATATCATCTTCAAAATACTATACAGGAAGAATTAAGGAGAAGAAATATTAATAAAAATGTTGGAACTATTGTTACGCAAGTAGAAGTAAATCCTAAAGATCCTGCCTTTGAAAATCCAACAAAACCTATTGGTTCTTTTTATGCCAAGGAAGAAGCTGAAAAATTAATGGCTGAAAAGGGTTATATTATGAAAGAAGATGCAGGAAGAGGATATCGAAGAGTAGTTGCTTCTCCTAAACCTGTAAATATTATTGAAAAAGGGTTGATTAAAGATTTAGTAGAGGGAGGTTCCATTATTATTTCCTGTGGTGGAGGAGGAATCCCAGTTATTAAAACAGGTCAAGGAGTAAAAGGAATAGCTGCTGTGATTGATAAAGATTTTGCCGCAGAGAAATTAGCTGAAATGATCGATGCAGATCAATTAGTGATTCTAACTGCAGTAGATAAGGTTTGTATTAATTTTAATAAACCAAGTCAGCAAGAACTTTCACAGGTAACCATGCAAGAATTGAATCAATATATTAAAGAAGGACAATTTGCTCCTGGAAGTATGCTTCCTAAGGTAGAAGCTTGTAAAAAATTTGTAATTTTTAATCCAAATAAGAAAGCGATTATTGCATCTTTAGAAAATGCCAAAGAAGCGATTAAAGGAAATACTGGTACTACTATTGTTTATAAATAA
- the dpaL gene encoding diaminopropionate ammonia-lyase, giving the protein MSESIKWICNETVRKNKNKVSVEDFNLSQTKKAKKFHESFEVYSETPLVRLKNFSKQLGVSEILVKDESYRFGLNAFKVLGGSYAIGNLLAQRLGLSIEEVNFEMLRSKEIKEKLGEITFVTATDGNHGRGVAWAANQLGQKSVVYMPKGSSKYRLNNIKKEGADASITDMNYDDAVRLATENAKKYGWEVIQDTAWKGYEDVPKWIMQGYSTLMLEVVEQMEKIKVEKPTHVFVQAGVGSLAGAVQGFLAAYYGEDRPITVVVEPNKADCIYRSAKNKKRTFVTGDMDTIMAGLACGEPNTIGWEILKDYTDAFISCPEYVSANGMRILGNPLKGDTKVISGESGAVTTGIVYSILTDEKQKDLKQELKIDENSRILVISTEGDTDPKHYRKVVWDGLYPNEA; this is encoded by the coding sequence TTGTCAGAATCAATAAAGTGGATATGTAATGAAACAGTAAGAAAAAATAAAAATAAAGTTTCAGTAGAAGATTTTAATTTAAGTCAAACAAAAAAAGCAAAAAAATTTCATGAAAGTTTTGAAGTTTATTCTGAGACTCCATTGGTCAGATTAAAAAATTTTTCTAAACAATTAGGAGTATCAGAGATTTTAGTAAAAGATGAGTCCTATAGATTTGGATTAAATGCATTTAAAGTGCTTGGAGGTTCTTATGCAATTGGAAACCTTTTAGCTCAAAGGCTAGGACTTTCTATTGAAGAAGTAAATTTTGAAATGTTACGTTCTAAGGAAATAAAAGAAAAATTAGGAGAAATTACTTTTGTAACTGCAACTGATGGAAATCATGGCAGAGGAGTAGCATGGGCTGCAAATCAATTAGGACAAAAGTCAGTGGTTTATATGCCAAAAGGCTCTTCAAAGTATCGATTAAATAATATTAAAAAAGAGGGGGCAGATGCTAGTATCACTGATATGAATTATGATGATGCGGTTCGCCTTGCTACTGAAAATGCAAAAAAATATGGTTGGGAAGTAATTCAAGATACAGCATGGAAAGGATATGAAGATGTACCTAAATGGATTATGCAAGGATATTCTACTCTAATGTTAGAAGTAGTAGAACAAATGGAAAAGATAAAAGTAGAAAAGCCTACTCACGTTTTTGTACAGGCAGGGGTAGGATCTCTAGCAGGAGCAGTACAAGGCTTTTTAGCAGCATATTATGGAGAAGATAGACCCATCACAGTAGTAGTAGAACCCAATAAAGCCGATTGTATTTATCGTTCTGCTAAGAATAAGAAAAGAACTTTTGTAACTGGAGATATGGATACCATTATGGCAGGTCTAGCTTGTGGAGAGCCCAATACTATTGGATGGGAAATTTTAAAGGATTATACAGATGCATTTATTTCCTGCCCTGAATATGTTTCAGCAAATGGCATGAGAATTTTAGGAAATCCATTAAAAGGGGATACTAAAGTAATTTCTGGAGAATCAGGAGCTGTGACAACAGGAATTGTATATTCTATATTAACAGATGAAAAACAAAAAGATCTAAAACAAGAATTGAAGATTGATGAAAATTCTAGGATTTTAGTGATTAGTACAGAGGGAGATACTGATCCGAAACATTATAGAAAAGTTGTATGGGATGGATTGTATCCCAATGAAGCATAA
- a CDS encoding YgeY family selenium metabolism-linked hydrolase, whose amino-acid sequence MSKEISFNKILEAAKKYEPEISKFLRDMIRIPSESCQEKEVILRIKEEMEKVGFDKVEIDPMGNVLGYIGHGKHIIAMDAHIDTVGVGERANWEYDPYEGYEDDEIIIGRGASDQEGGMASMVYAGKIIKDLGLEDDYTLIITGTVQEEDCDGLCWQYIINEDKIRPEFVVSTEPTSCNIYRGQRGRMEIKVTTHGVSCHGSAPERGDNAIYKMAPILNELKALHENLHYDEFLGKGSLTVSEIFFSSPSRCAVADGCTISIDRRLTNGETWEGALQEIRNLPSVKAVNAKVEMYNYEKPSYTGLVYPTECYFPAWVLPEEHEVCQTLVNCYQNLFNDKPLVDKWTFSTNGVSIMGRYGIPCIGFGPGHEDQAHAPNERTWKEELVKCAAMYAVIPTTYVNKYAKEK is encoded by the coding sequence ATGAGTAAAGAGATTAGTTTTAATAAAATATTAGAAGCAGCTAAAAAATATGAACCTGAAATATCAAAATTTTTAAGAGATATGATTCGAATTCCAAGTGAGAGCTGTCAAGAAAAAGAAGTTATTTTGAGAATCAAAGAAGAAATGGAAAAAGTAGGTTTTGATAAGGTAGAAATTGATCCAATGGGTAATGTTTTAGGATACATTGGACATGGAAAACATATCATTGCAATGGATGCTCATATTGATACTGTAGGAGTGGGAGAGAGAGCAAATTGGGAATATGATCCTTATGAAGGCTATGAAGATGATGAAATTATTATAGGAAGAGGAGCCTCTGATCAAGAAGGTGGTATGGCTTCTATGGTTTATGCGGGGAAGATTATAAAAGATCTAGGCCTTGAAGACGATTATACTCTTATTATAACAGGTACTGTGCAAGAAGAAGATTGTGATGGATTATGCTGGCAATATATTATTAATGAAGATAAGATCAGACCAGAATTTGTAGTAAGTACGGAACCAACTTCTTGTAATATTTATAGAGGACAAAGAGGAAGAATGGAAATCAAAGTTACTACTCATGGGGTAAGTTGCCATGGTTCTGCTCCAGAAAGAGGAGATAATGCAATCTATAAGATGGCTCCTATTTTAAATGAATTAAAAGCTTTACATGAGAATTTACACTATGATGAATTTTTAGGAAAAGGATCTTTAACAGTGTCAGAAATTTTCTTCTCTTCTCCATCTAGATGTGCAGTAGCTGATGGATGTACCATTTCTATCGATAGAAGACTTACCAATGGAGAAACTTGGGAAGGAGCATTACAAGAAATTAGAAATTTACCTTCTGTAAAGGCGGTAAATGCAAAAGTTGAAATGTATAATTATGAAAAACCTTCTTATACTGGTTTGGTATATCCAACAGAATGTTACTTCCCAGCATGGGTATTGCCTGAGGAGCATGAAGTTTGTCAAACTCTTGTAAATTGCTATCAAAATTTATTTAATGACAAACCATTGGTAGATAAATGGACCTTCTCTACAAATGGAGTATCTATTATGGGTAGATATGGAATTCCATGTATTGGTTTTGGCCCAGGACATGAGGATCAAGCGCATGCACCTAATGAAAGAACTTGGAAAGAAGAATTGGTAAAATGTGCGGCAATGTATGCGGTAATACCAACTACTTATGTAAATAAATATGCAAAAGAAAAATAA
- a CDS encoding NCS2 family permease — protein MGIVKKDFLEKKFKLKENNANIRTEIVAGTTTFMTMAYILIVNPNILSEAGMDWGGVFTATIVASVIGTLAMAFLANYPFVLAPGMGLNAFFTYSVVLGMEKPWQYALTAVLIEGIIFIILSFFKVREAIFNAIPMNLKKAVSVGIGLFIALIGLINAGIVVADEGTIVALGNITDSGPLLALIGIIIIGLLYAKDVKGALLIGILLTTIIGIPMGVTQLPQGIIQAPPSLSKVAFQFQWKEIFTFDMLLIVFTFMFVDVFDTVGTLVGVSSKAGMLDKDGKLPRASQALLADAIGTTIGACLGTSTVTTFVESASGVSEGGRTGLTSLTAAILFLLALFLSPIFAIIPSQATAPALILVGLAMMSSVGEIDFNSDYTEAIPAFLTIVMMPFSYSIAEGIVFGMVSYVILKLISGKRKDISVVMYILAILFILKEVLPFIMT, from the coding sequence GTGGGTATTGTAAAGAAAGATTTTTTAGAAAAAAAATTTAAACTTAAGGAAAATAATGCAAATATAAGAACAGAAATTGTAGCTGGTACTACAACTTTTATGACTATGGCATATATTTTAATTGTAAATCCTAATATATTATCTGAAGCAGGTATGGATTGGGGTGGAGTGTTTACTGCTACAATAGTGGCATCTGTTATAGGGACTTTAGCAATGGCTTTTTTAGCAAATTATCCTTTTGTATTAGCACCAGGAATGGGATTAAATGCTTTTTTTACTTATTCAGTAGTACTTGGAATGGAAAAACCGTGGCAGTATGCTTTAACAGCAGTACTGATAGAAGGAATTATCTTTATTATATTATCTTTTTTCAAGGTTAGAGAAGCTATTTTCAATGCTATTCCTATGAACTTAAAAAAAGCAGTATCAGTAGGAATAGGATTATTTATTGCTCTCATTGGATTGATTAATGCAGGTATTGTTGTTGCAGATGAAGGAACCATTGTTGCATTAGGAAATATTACAGATTCAGGACCTTTATTAGCATTAATAGGGATTATAATTATAGGATTGTTATATGCAAAAGATGTAAAAGGAGCATTGTTAATAGGAATTCTTTTAACAACCATTATAGGAATTCCTATGGGAGTTACACAACTTCCTCAAGGAATCATTCAAGCTCCTCCATCTTTGTCAAAGGTAGCTTTTCAATTTCAATGGAAAGAAATTTTTACCTTTGATATGTTATTAATAGTATTTACTTTTATGTTTGTAGATGTATTTGATACAGTAGGAACTCTAGTAGGAGTATCTTCTAAGGCAGGAATGTTAGATAAAGATGGAAAGCTTCCAAGAGCCAGTCAAGCCTTATTAGCAGATGCCATAGGAACAACAATAGGGGCCTGCTTAGGAACGAGTACTGTTACTACTTTTGTAGAATCTGCATCAGGGGTATCAGAAGGGGGAAGAACAGGGCTTACTTCATTAACTGCAGCGATCTTGTTTTTATTAGCATTGTTTTTATCTCCAATATTTGCAATCATACCAAGTCAGGCTACAGCTCCTGCGTTGATATTAGTAGGATTAGCCATGATGAGTTCTGTTGGGGAAATTGACTTTAATAGTGATTATACTGAGGCCATTCCAGCATTTTTAACAATTGTTATGATGCCATTTTCTTATAGTATTGCCGAAGGAATTGTATTTGGAATGGTTTCTTACGTTATTTTGAAGTTGATTTCTGGGAAAAGAAAAGATATCTCTGTGGTGATGTATATATTAGCCATATTATTTATTCTAAAAGAAGTTTTACCATTTATTATGACTTAA
- the ygeW gene encoding knotted carbamoyltransferase YgeW, with the protein MEINKMLEKLKNLKYENLYQNDFFLTWDRTMDELQSIFTVADCLRHLRENNISVKIFDSGLGISLFRDNSTRTRFSFASACNLLGLEVQDLDEKKSQVAHGETVKETANMISFMADVIGIRDDMYIGKGHTYQKNVAEYVKEGYEDGVLEQRPTVVNLQCDIDHPTQTMADMLHIIHEFGGVENLKGKKIAMTWAYSPSYGKPLSVPQGIIGLMTRFGMDVTLAHPKGYEVMGEVVEVAKKQSQETGGTFTITNDMDEAFKGADIVYPKSWAPFAAMEKRTNLYGEGKFDEIDKLEQELLEENKKHIDWACTEEKMKLTKNGRALYMHCLPADITGVSCETGEVDASVFDRYRIPLYKEASYKPYIIAAMIFLQKVKDPVKMLDDLMSRNQLRLRK; encoded by the coding sequence ATGGAAATCAATAAGATGTTAGAAAAACTTAAGAATTTAAAATATGAAAATCTTTATCAAAATGATTTTTTTCTTACTTGGGATAGGACTATGGATGAATTACAATCTATTTTTACAGTTGCTGATTGTTTAAGGCATTTAAGAGAGAACAATATTAGCGTTAAAATCTTTGATTCTGGATTAGGAATTTCTCTTTTTAGAGATAATTCGACAAGAACAAGATTTTCCTTTGCTTCTGCTTGTAACTTATTAGGACTTGAGGTACAAGATTTAGATGAAAAAAAATCTCAAGTAGCTCATGGAGAAACGGTAAAAGAAACTGCAAATATGATTTCCTTTATGGCAGATGTAATTGGAATTAGAGATGATATGTATATTGGAAAAGGACATACTTATCAAAAAAATGTAGCTGAATATGTAAAAGAAGGATATGAAGATGGAGTATTAGAACAAAGACCAACCGTTGTAAATTTACAATGTGATATTGATCATCCTACTCAAACAATGGCTGACATGCTTCATATTATTCATGAATTTGGTGGAGTAGAAAATCTTAAGGGTAAAAAAATTGCTATGACTTGGGCATATTCTCCATCTTATGGGAAGCCACTTTCTGTACCTCAAGGAATTATAGGTCTTATGACACGTTTTGGAATGGATGTAACACTAGCTCATCCAAAAGGATATGAAGTTATGGGAGAGGTTGTAGAAGTAGCGAAGAAACAATCTCAAGAAACAGGTGGAACATTTACCATTACCAATGATATGGATGAAGCTTTCAAAGGTGCAGATATTGTATATCCAAAAAGTTGGGCACCTTTTGCTGCTATGGAAAAAAGAACAAACTTATATGGAGAAGGAAAATTTGATGAAATTGATAAATTAGAACAAGAATTACTAGAAGAAAATAAAAAACATATAGATTGGGCATGCACAGAAGAAAAAATGAAATTAACCAAAAATGGAAGAGCTCTTTATATGCATTGTTTACCAGCAGATATTACTGGTGTAAGTTGTGAAACAGGAGAAGTAGATGCTTCTGTATTTGACAGATATCGAATACCTTTATATAAAGAAGCTAGTTATAAGCCTTATATCATTGCAGCAATGATCTTTTTACAAAAAGTAAAGGATCCTGTAAAGATGTTAGATGATTTAATGAGTAGAAATCAGCTAAGGCTAAGGAAGTAA
- the ade gene encoding adenine deaminase — protein sequence MKKNIEIARGERKAELVFKNANIINVFTNEILLGDVAVNSGKIVGIGNYSSNQEIDLKGKYLSPGFIDAHVHIESSKVTPGQFAKAILPRGTTTIIADPHEIANVKGVEGIQYILEESRKLPLEIYLMLPSCVPCTTFESSGAILEADDLESLMREERILGLGEMMDYMGVLNRNEKIMKKIKLVHQVEKIIDGHAPFISGKELNAYVVAGAKTEHECSTIEEMIERLRLGMYIHIREGSAAKNLKKLIKAVNKDNLRRILFCTDDKESSELLKNGSIDHNVRLAIKAGVDPIDCIKIASLNAAEAYGLKKIGAIAPGYQADLLIIDDLKNFHIQAVYKKGELVAKDVQALFSIFQKRYANMENTVNIGDIKKEDLRILLKNKKINIIKLLPNSLITEKVTRDIDNNMIIREDGEYIQGQDIQKIAVIERHKKTGNIGLALIEGFGLKDGAIASTVAHDSHNLIVIGDCDEDMLLAIQELKKVGGGITLVSKGKVLETLSLSIAGLMSKEPLEKVDEKLNKMLKIAYDVLKIKKDIQPFMMLSFMALPVIPKLKLTDKGLFDVEKFQFIDLSI from the coding sequence ATGAAGAAAAACATAGAGATTGCTAGGGGAGAAAGAAAGGCAGAATTAGTTTTTAAAAATGCTAATATTATAAATGTATTTACCAATGAAATTCTTTTAGGGGATGTAGCGGTAAATTCTGGGAAAATTGTAGGGATTGGAAATTATTCATCAAATCAAGAGATAGATTTAAAAGGGAAATATTTATCTCCAGGTTTTATAGATGCGCATGTCCATATAGAATCTTCAAAAGTAACTCCGGGACAATTTGCAAAAGCTATACTCCCCAGAGGAACTACTACAATTATTGCTGATCCTCATGAAATAGCAAATGTAAAAGGAGTAGAAGGAATTCAATACATTCTAGAAGAAAGTAGAAAGTTACCATTAGAAATTTATTTAATGTTACCAAGCTGTGTTCCTTGTACTACATTTGAAAGTTCTGGCGCTATTCTTGAAGCTGATGATTTAGAAAGTTTGATGAGAGAAGAAAGAATTCTAGGTTTGGGCGAAATGATGGATTATATGGGAGTGCTTAATAGAAATGAAAAAATAATGAAAAAGATTAAATTAGTTCATCAAGTTGAAAAAATCATCGATGGTCATGCTCCTTTCATATCTGGAAAAGAATTAAATGCTTATGTAGTAGCAGGGGCAAAAACAGAACATGAATGCTCTACGATAGAGGAAATGATAGAAAGACTCAGATTAGGAATGTATATTCATATTCGAGAAGGTTCAGCAGCAAAAAATTTAAAAAAGTTGATTAAAGCTGTTAATAAGGACAATTTAAGAAGAATTTTATTTTGTACTGATGATAAGGAGTCCAGTGAATTATTAAAAAATGGGAGCATTGATCATAATGTACGCCTAGCAATAAAAGCAGGGGTAGATCCTATAGATTGTATAAAAATAGCATCATTGAATGCAGCAGAAGCTTACGGATTAAAGAAAATAGGGGCGATAGCTCCTGGGTACCAAGCTGATTTATTAATTATTGATGATTTAAAAAATTTTCATATACAAGCAGTATATAAAAAAGGAGAACTTGTGGCAAAAGATGTTCAAGCTTTATTTTCTATTTTTCAAAAGAGGTATGCTAATATGGAGAATACTGTAAATATAGGAGATATAAAAAAAGAAGATTTAAGAATTTTATTAAAAAATAAAAAAATAAATATCATAAAACTTTTACCTAATAGTTTGATTACAGAAAAAGTAACAAGGGATATTGACAATAATATGATTATACGAGAAGATGGAGAATATATACAAGGACAAGATATACAAAAGATAGCTGTGATTGAAAGACATAAGAAAACAGGGAATATTGGATTAGCATTAATAGAAGGTTTTGGATTAAAAGATGGAGCCATTGCTTCTACTGTTGCTCATGATTCTCATAATTTAATAGTTATAGGAGATTGTGATGAAGATATGTTACTTGCTATACAAGAATTAAAAAAAGTAGGAGGAGGAATTACTTTAGTATCAAAAGGAAAGGTATTAGAAACTTTGTCACTTAGTATAGCTGGACTTATGTCTAAAGAACCTTTAGAAAAAGTAGACGAAAAGCTAAACAAAATGTTAAAAATAGCCTATGATGTATTAAAAATAAAAAAGGATATTCAACCTTTTATGATGTTATCCTTTATGGCATTACCGGTAATACCAAAGCTAAAGCTAACAGATAAGGGACTATTTGATGTAGAAAAATTTCAATTTATAGATTTATCAATTTGA